One window of the Colletotrichum destructivum chromosome 6, complete sequence genome contains the following:
- a CDS encoding Putative alternative oxidase: MLSSRASTRLCVPKQVAHLARAASLHNISTSSFVGYYHPAAGLRISAVASLQPGSSGSRSFSTTPATRLRDFFPAKETEHIRRTAPAWPHPGYTEQQMHDIVPDHREPRSFGDWAAWKFVRLARWCMDRATGLGKDQQVDKKNMTTSLVADKPLTEAQWLVRFIFLESIAGVPGMVAGMLRHLGSLRRMKRDNGWIESLLEESFNERMHLLTFMKMSEPGWFMKIMILGAQGVFFNGMFLSYLIAPKITHRFVGYLEEEAVHTYTRCLYEIDLGLLPKWSDPNFTIPDIAVQYWRIPEGKRTMKDLIMYIRADEAVHRGVNHTLGNLNQKEDPNPFVSEYKDGEKPNAALRSQGFEREEVI, encoded by the exons atgCTTTCATCACGAGCATCCACTAGACTCTGCGTGCCGAAGCAAGTCGCCCATTTGGCCCGGGCAGCATCACTGCACAACATTAGCACCTCATCCTTTGTGGGCTACTACcacccggccgccggcctccggatctcggccgtcgcaTCGCTCCAGcccggcagcagcggcagccggtctttctcgacgacgcccgccaCCCGGCTCAGAGACTTCTTCCCCGCCAAGGAGACGGAGCACATCCGCAGGACGGCCCCAGCATGGCCGCATCCGGGCTACACCGAGCAGCAGATGCACGACATCGTGCCGGACCACCGCGAGCCGCGCAGTTTTGGCGACTGGGCGGCCTGGAAGTTCGTTCGCCTCGCGCGGTGGTGCATGGATCGGGCGACGGGGCTGGGAAAGGACCAGcaggtcgacaagaagaacatgACGACATCCCTAGTCGCCGACAAGCCCCTGACCGAAGCACAATGGCTGGTTCGGTTCATATTCCTCGAGAGTATCGCTGGAG TCCCGGGCATGGTAGCCGGCATGCTGCGGCACCTCGGCAGCCTTCGCCGTATGAAGCGCGATAACGGTTGGATCGAGTCCCTCCTCGAGGAGAGTTTCAACGAAAGGATGCATCTGTTGACATTCATGAAGATGTCGGAGCCGGGCTGGTTCATGAAGATCATGATCCTCGGTGCCCAGggcgtcttcttcaacggcATGTTCCTGTCGTACCTCATCGCGCCTAAAATCACTCACCGTTTCGTCGGGtacctcgaggaggaggcagtACACACGTACACGCGCTGCCTATACGAAATTGACTTGGGCCTCTTGCCCAAGTGGTCCGATCCCAACTTCACCATCCCCGACATCGCGGTTCAGTATTGGAGGATCCCCGAAGGGAAAAGGACGATGAAGGACCTGATCATGTACATCAGAGCTGACG AGGCCGTTCACCGAGGCGTCAACCATACTCTGGGAAACCTCAACCAAAAGGAAGACCCCAACCCCTTTGTCAGCGAGTACAAAGACGGCGAGAAACCCAACGCGGCGCTGAGATCCCAGGGGTTCGAACGTGAAGAGGTCATCTAA